The sequence agtgtgagtgcaagacaaaatcggcgaaattaacaccgtagtgccgcagtgaacgaacgcagcaatgccgcaagcgtgccgcacgtcaagtgagagggggcctttactaTATTCTTACTTATTAGTCTGAGTGTCATCCTtgttagtttaccggggcttCTATAACCACAAACCCTTGCACCCCCCTCCCaggatgccccccccccttctttgCTCATTGCTAAAGCTATACAGAAACACCACACTCGCAACATGCATATAACAGTCTAACTCTAAAACTTCCAAATCATGCTCGCTATGAAGAGGTGTGGTAAAAGTTATGCTGCGTGCGTGTCAGGCCTATCGTACGACCTTCTGACGACGTTCAAAGAAGTGACAAGAAACCTTATTTGGGAAAAGCCAATCTGTACTTCGCCGGTTACCCGAGGCCAAGCTTAAACGATTTAGAAAGAAGCAATTCCGAAAAGAGGTTTAAAACGACGTTGTAATTATACAGCCCAGATGGTGACCCGCCCTGAATTTTGTACAGAATTCGCCGCCTACATTCTAAACACAAGGGGCTCATGAATGTATCGTACCGGACAGAGTCTTAGGTACAACCCGACTTGCAAACAATCATGACTTTAAACATATTGGCAAATATCTAAAAATGAAGTATTCAAGCACTGTATCCGAGCAAACTTTGTATCCGAGCAAACACTGCATCCGAGCAAACAATGTATCCGAGGCGTATACAAAGACGTAGTTTGTATACAGCACCGGGCTAAGCCAGATGTATCTGCGTATCCCACCGCGGCAGGGATCTGTGATTTGTCCGGATTCGCTCGGAAACGTCCCGTATCCGCCATGGAGCACACTTCCGGATTCGTCAAGTCCCGATTTGTTTATTGACAGCACCTGGGGAATAATGATTGAGCGAGCTCAATGGGGAATGATCCAAAGGTCTGCAGTATCAGTGGACACCTAACAGCCTAATTTCCACACCTACTTTGCGCTCTGCGCCGTTAATGCAAAAGCTTAAACGAAATTGCACCCTGCTTAGTTTGAATGTCAAATATGACTTTCTTCATTCTTAAATACTGAGTAAATGTGAGAGGTTAAGTTCCCATACTACAGTAGGGATGAATTTACTCTTAATGCAATACATaattcaacatattagttttgTCTAAAATAATTACATGGCGTATAAATCAAATCATATACTTTGTTAGAAAAGTGTTCCTTCTGACCTACCATCACCTTCACCTTCTTACTTGCACTTGCCGATGCCACAGAGAGTGATGTATGAGTCCTGCTGGGCGCACACGCCTTTTACTTATCTACAACGCAAGACTCACAAGTATTGCTCGCCCAGGACACCGGAAGTTCCATTAGAGTGCCCTAAAAGCCGCTATggggccattatcgaacttgaccatATTTCCCCCCCACCTATCTACCTACCAAATAGAACGTTCGATTGAAGTCCATCGACAGTTTCCAGACTGTCTCTGCCTGGTTTCTTGACTGGGGTCTCGACCTTTTCTCGAGGTTGTTTCAATCAAGTCAGATTAGAATAAAGTACAGCTTCCACCTATTTACATTCTTGGAAAATATGTCGAACAAGTGTCGTCGCTATCTATCAGTCCTTGAGATGGAATAAACATGTACAGGCACAAACTAGCAAAACCAATAAACTCTTAGGAGCCCTTTGCAAACATTCAAGTTTATCTAAGGCACCTAATAATTTAATATCAAAAGAGAAAGTTGAGTAGGGGGGGTGCTCTTGAGTTAGCCTCTGGCAACACCATGATACGATCAAAGCCAGAATATGAGATGAGAGCTTTATTTTGGTTCTTGCAGTTTAGTACATAAACTGAAATTCTAAACCAAATTACAATTGTGGGCATATGTTCGCCCGAGAGTATCAGTCTTTAAAAAGTATCATTATAAAACATTCATTATAAAATAGAGTTACATAATAAAAGACGTCAGCGTTTCGTCTTCCAGGGAACATTAGACAATTGTCATTGAGAGGAAATGAATGTCTACAAAGTCTTGTTATACAGAGATGTTGCCTGATACAAAAACGACTTTCTAAGTCGCTCAGTGCGACACGCCGGTAGTGTGAGCTGGTTGCAGTTCCTTAGTGTGCGTCCAGTCTGCTGTTGCCTGTTCCCCGTAACCATGTAGTGTAGCGGATGGTCACTGGCGCGCATCTGGTTTAGAAGTGTCACTGCTGCTTCTTCACGCCTGGACCGGAGAGTTGGCAGGAGGGTAGTCGTGCAGGAGGCATCACTGTTTCGGTGAATGATCCTCATGGCTCTTTTCTGTACTGCCTCGAGGGTGTTTGACTGTGAGATGGTGCACCCAACGTACACAACGTTTGCATATTCCAGTACCGGTCTGATGAGGGTTGTGTACACTGTTGTTAAATCCTCAGCAGGCATACCACCTTTGGCAAGAAGACGTAGGAAGTGCAAGCGTTGAGAGCCTTTTCCCGTCACGTGAGAAATGTGGCTGTCATACTTAAGGTTGGAACTGATCTTGAAACCGAGGTAGGGAGCACATGTAACGACTGTTACCTCCTTTCCTCCTAGAGTAAGTGGAGGGAGGTCAGGTGGTATTCTGGCGAAACATATCCTAAGCTCGTACGATTTGTCGCCATTCATGgtcatgttgttttgtgttgcCCATGAGTCCAGGTGGGTAGCCTCTTCCTGCATGGTGGTGTCGGATTCAGCAGTGATACAGGGGATGCAACGAGACAATCCAATGTCATCAGCATAACCGATGTTGGTGGTCGTTTCGTGTTTGACAGTTCGAGAGGACATATACACCAGGAATAGGTAAGGTGACAAGACTCCCCCCTGGGGTACACCAGAAGTGACGTCGTGCCAGCTGCTGAATTCACCGTTGGCGGCGACACGCTGTTTCCTGCCAGACAGATAACTGTTGATCCAAGTCAACATTTGAACAGGGATACCGCGTGTAGCAAGGTGCTGTAGAAGAATCCCATGGTCTACTTtgtcaaaagcctttgacaTATCTGCAAGTAACCCGCGCACCACTGATGTCTGCTTGTTGTCAAGACTAGTAACCCAGGACTGGTATGCCTTTAGCAGTGCAGCAGTGGTTTACGATTTAGGCATATATGCAAACTGATCCTTGATCCATGGTTTCATTATGGGGAAGAGTTTGTTTAGCACGAGACGTTCCTGCACCTTTCCCAGTGTAGAGATCAGAGAGATCGGCCTCCAGTCCTTCTTGCACGTAGGGTGTGTTGTTTTGGGTACGGGACAGATGTTTGCAGTTTTCCACGCAGACGGCATGATGCCCGTGTTGTAGGATGTGTTCATCAGATGACAGATGACCGGACTGAGGTCCTCACAGAACTGGCTCAGAACCCAGTTTGGTACACCATCGGGACCACAGGCTTGCCTTGGGTTTAGATTTTTTAACAATGTCTTTACTTGGCCAATGCTGCAGAGATCGTAGGAGTCATCAGTGGGTGGGAGTGGGAACAGAGCAAAGGTGTTGCTGACTGACATCGCCTCCCCGAAGAAGTTGTTTAGGTGATCTGCTACTTGTTTCTCTGGGATGTTGGTGAGAGTGACCTTTCGTTTTGATCTCTGAGTGCGGCCTAGTTCGTTGTTTACAAAATTCCACCAGTCCCGGGGATTTTGCTTTTTCAGCGATCCAATGCACCTGTTGTAGTAAAATCGTTTTTGCTTCCTGATAAGAGTCTGTACATGGTTCCGGAGTTTCTTCCAGCGCTCTGTTTTGCCATACTTCAGGTAGACTGCTTGTCTTTTTTGAAGTGCCGATTTGATTGTGTCGGTCATCCAGTACTTGTCAACGTTTCTGGTCTTCTTCCTCCTGAAAGGTATGCAGGTGTCGAGCATGGTTTGAATGATGTCGTAGAAGGTGGTGACCTTGTCCTCGACTGTGCTTGCGCTGTACACACTGGACCAGTCCGTGATCGCCATGCACAGTCCTAGAGCGTCCTTTCTCTCCTGTGTTACCAGGCGGTGCCTGGTTCTGGAGGGCTCACAGTGGTTTTGATGGATTTGGGGTTTCCAAATCACACAGTTGTGATCACTTGCTCCGAGGGGTGCTATGGTAGTCGGTGTCTGATATTGGTTGTGGACATTTGTAATGATTAGATCCAGCACACTGTCGGCGCGGGTGGACATTGACACTACCTGTTTCAACTCGGGGTGACTGGTCAGCAGTGGGTTCAGTGGAAGCTTGTTGAAATCGCCACACAGAATGATACCTGCGTGTGGATGTTTTCGGCGAATTTCATCCAAGGAGTTGATCAGGTATTGATTAGTTGCGGTTTGCAGGTGAGGTTCGTTTGCCAAAGGAGGGTGATAAAGTGCTCCCAAGAAAAGGCTGGGGATGGCTCTTGGAGTCCAGTGTGGTTCGAGCTGTATCCACATACATTCAATGTCATCAGGTGTCGAGATGTTGACAGGAGTTGCCTTTATACCTGATTTGATGTAGAATACGCATTTGATACTGCTGGGGGACCTCAGTACCACAACAACTAAGATGTTTGACGTCCAATACCATGCAGACTGCATTGTAAAAGTGTACGTAGCCATAAAGGTAACCCCAGTATAAGCCTTGCAAGAGAACTTGAATGGGATAGTCTAGCCACAAGGAGCCACTATCATCATTATAGTATGATGATATCAGGTAAGCTTCCTGGGTTTGCCACGTTTtgctttgtctgcaatttcaataaatctaaatctaaatctgcTTCGAATTCCCGAGTTATTAAACTAAAAcaaacatacgcacacacacacacacacacacacacacacacacacacacacacagatacacacacacacacacacattcacatagataacgttacatacatacacacacacacaaacacacacacacacatacgcaaaaacacacacacaaacacacacacacacaaacacacacacacacacacacaaacacacacacacacacacacacacacacacacacacacacacacacacagatacacacacacacattcacatagataacgttacatacatacacacacacacacaaacacacacacacacatacgcaaaaacacacacacaaacacacacacacacacacaaacacacacacacacacacacacacacacacacacacacacaaacacacacacacacacacacacacaaacacacacacacacacacaaacacacacacacacacacacacacagacacacacacacacacagactaaAGCATAACGTTCCCGGCAAAGGTAAAAGACTATCGAGCAGTGAATAGTCCATTTATGATGGATGTGTAACGGCCTGCACGTACAGGTTTACATCCGAAGACAAACGTCCTCTGAAAGATGTATTGCCGGAAGCAGGGAGGTGTGACATTGGATCTGAGTGACATTCATCATTTCAGGAAATTCTCCAAAGAGATTGTCATTATAGATATAGGTGAACGATTCCTTACAAGGGGAGCACCGAGCCATATTGCCTGGGGACCCGCGGTCAAGGAACTACCATTCCAGACGTGAGAAGTTGTATATCGGAAAGTATATTATAGAAAGTATATTAGAAAATATATCAGCTATATATCATAAATTGATAGATGACGCATGTGAACATTGAGTGCACCAAGATAACATATGAAACTCAGTGCATGAATTCGGGTTACTCGAGATGATTTTGTATGGCCACAGACGTTTTTATAAGGTGTGGCCCCGCCGAATGACCGAGAAGATAAGTTAAAGGCATATATAGCAGACACCTACGTAGATAGATGCCCTCAAACATGACGGGTATTCGGCATTAGGTGTTACTGACCGATGGCTTAGAAGGGTACCACCGGTCAAGCTTTACAGATAGGTGGgcggaaagaagaaaaaagatcaCAGACGCAGGCTGGTAGAATACGCCACGCAAACGTTATTACCTTCATTCATCATCTTAAAAGCTTGGGGTTTGCGGATGCAGGGGTTATTGACAGATAGATCCAAGGCAATACCCGGTCAAGATTTAAAGACACGTAAGAAACGCAGGGCAAAGTCCAATGTATGATGGTATAGTAAGACTTTACAACTATTCTTATTTATCCATCTTTGGATTATATTCAATGTATCAAAATCATCGTACCCTTGAAAACACAGTAAGTGCTAGTATATGTagtaaatattcataaaaataTTCTTCAAAAGGGAGCCAACCCAGGGCGTTGTAAACCTTACTTAgcgagtttttttttcacaaatgaaGCAAGGTGGCCATGATTATGTAAAAGATGTAGCATTTGAACTCTAGTAAAATTCTAAGAGCAAAGGGTTAAGTTTCCTCTGAAATCCTGATGGCTAAAAAACATATTCACCCATCCTACACTTTATGCTTGATATATAAGACAAAATCTTTTTGATGTGTGACTCAATATCTTTATTCAAAGCAAAATAAGGTTTATAAACTGACATCATtgactgaacaaattttgaattCATTGACACACATTTCAAACCATTATCACCATTCTAGAACTTCCATCTATCCATCAATATCATCAAAAGATCTGATCATACAAACACGTATTGTTATCTTATTTTTACAACAATAATTACTTGCATAGAGTGAGAGTGAGATAGCATCTTAAACAGAACATTATTGAATTGCTTAAGTGACTCAATA comes from Branchiostoma floridae strain S238N-H82 chromosome 19, Bfl_VNyyK, whole genome shotgun sequence and encodes:
- the LOC118407196 gene encoding uncharacterized protein LOC118407196, translated to MSTRADSVLDLIITNVHNQYQTPTTIAPLGASDHNCVIWKPQIHQNHCEPSRTRHRLVTQERKDALGLCMAITDWSSVYSASTVEDKVTTFYDIIQTMLDTCIPFRRKKTRNVDKYWMTDTIKSALQKRQAVYLKYGKTERWKKLRNHVQTLIRKQKRFYYNRCIGSLKKQNPRDWWNFVNNELGRTQRSKRKVTLTNIPEKQVADHLNNFFGEAMSVSNTFALFPLPPTDDSYDLCSIGQVKTLLKNLNPRQACGPDGVPNWVLSQFCEDLSPVICHLMNTSYNTGIMPSAWKTANICPVPKTTHPTCKKDWRPISLISTLGKVQERLVLNKLFPIMKPWIKDQKQRVAANGEFSSWHDVTSGVPQGGVLSPYLFLVYMSSRTVKHETTTNIGYADDIGLSRCIPCITAESDTTMQEEATHLDSWATQNNMTMNGDKSYELRICFARIPPDLPPLTLGGKEVTVVTCAPYLGFKISSNLKYDSHISHVTGKGSQRLHFLRLLAKGGMPAEDLTTVYTTLIRPVLEYANVVYVGCTISQSNTLEAVQKRAMRIIHRNSDASCTTTLLPTLRSRREEAAVTLLNQMRASDHPLHYMVTGNRQQQTGRTLRNCNQLTLPACRTERLRKSFLYQATSLYNKTL